From Papilio machaon chromosome 2, ilPapMach1.1, whole genome shotgun sequence, the proteins below share one genomic window:
- the LOC106710474 gene encoding vacuolar protein-sorting-associated protein 25 isoform X2 — MAEITWPWQYNFPPFFTIQPHAETRAKQLEAWQQLITDYLKTTKQSTIDVRESQNCPLFNNATINRKLSQESLLIILEEMGKTGRAAPVDKSKNVWEVYWHSLDEWGNMLYNWASSNGLNNTVCTLFEIREGDNTVGEEFHGLDMNVLIKALKALEVKGRCELIEFDDNQGVKFF, encoded by the exons ATGGCAGAGATAACCTGGCCGTGGCAGTATAACTTTCCTCCCTTTTTTAC AATTCAACCACATGCAGAAACAAGAGCAAAACAACTAGAAGCATGGCAACAATTAATAACAGACTAtcttaaaacaacaaaacaatcGACCATAGATGTAAGAGAATCACAGAACTGTCCACTATTTAATAATGCTACTATAAATAGAAAGTTATCACAGgaatcattattaattatattagaagAAATGGGAAAAACAGGACGAGCCGCTCCTgttgataaaagtaaaaatgtttggGAAGTGTACTGGCATTCGTTGGACGAATGGGGTAACATGCTGTACAATTGGGCCAGTAGTAATGGCTTAAATAATACTGTATGcacattatttgaaatacgAGAAGGTGACAATACTGTCGGTGaag agtTCCACGGATTAGATATGAATGTACTAATTAAAGCGCTAAAGGCTTTAGAAGTGAAGGGAAGATGTGAGCTGATAGAGTTTGATGATAACCAAGGTGTCAAGTTCTTCTGA
- the LOC106710474 gene encoding inositol-pentakisphosphate 2-kinase isoform X1, whose product MSFCIHPWKYINEGNVHIVLQILNSDYVLRLIKEDCKTKKFNISESVEFVNSVMIPLIFSDKKYQEEIVEISSEEIVELTKSLHKFRPKNRIYKSIMTTAIKAPNLTMVTSNADNFCIEIKPKEGFLANSLKRYSKCYYCMKQFLKLSENHIQHISNYCPLDLFSGDTDRMKFALKSLIDNPQNNFKFFKNANVIYKENISNNNFETVLNEVDMFGKSVNLFLDFVIEILLSDGKSDITVLPTVETNSISKSQHCRDGNNLKNNTFLYKLLDLQRLSENFIYTPNMCDEVDYVKEILKRIETQNLDLLNADHRKIFLTWDPLYLALISAIVKDCSIMLSFTTNINNEYPKVTVGGRKMSYKLGVTDLEPKPAKVLHKRCETEKKLLDIYAKIDLTSK is encoded by the coding sequence ATGAGTTTTTGCATACATCCTTGGAAATATATCAACGAAGGGAATGTCCACATCGTTcttcaaatattgaatagtGATTACGTCTTACGTCTCATAAAAGAAGActgtaaaactaaaaaatttaatatatctgAATCAGTTGAATTTGTTAACTCAGTCATGATCCCGTTAATATtttctgataaaaaatatcaggAAGAAATCGTTGAAATTTCTTCAGAGGAAATTGTAGAGCTGACGAAAAGTTTACACAAATTTCGAcctaaaaatagaatatataaatctataatGACAACTGCAATCAAGGCACCTAACTTAACGATGGTCACCTCTAATGCGGATAATTTTTGCATAGAGATCAAGCCAAAGGAAGGTTTTCTAGCAAACAGCTTAAAAAGatattcaaaatgttattactGTATGAaacaatttctaaaattaagtGAGAATCACATTCAAcatattagtaattattgCCCTTTGGATCTTTTTTCTGGCGACACAGACAGAATgaaatttgcattaaaaagtttaatagataatccacagaataattttaaattttttaaaaatgccaatgtaatttataaagaaaatatatcaaacaataattttgaaactGTATTAAATGAAGTAGATATGTTTGGAAAATctgtgaatttatttttagactttgtaattgaaatattactCAGCGATGGTAAATCAGACATAACAGTGTTGCCAACTGTTGAAACAAATAGCATATCTAAGAGCCAACATTGTAGAGATGgtaacaatttgaaaaataatacatttttatataaactactGGATTTACAAAGATTATcagaaaactttatatatacaCCAAACATGTGTGACGAAGTAGATTATGTgaaggaaattttaaaaagaattgaaaCACAAAACcttgatttattaaatgcagatcACCGAAAGATTTTCTTAACTTGGGATCCGTTATATTTAGCTCTAATATCAGCTATAGTTAAGGATTGCTCTATAATGTTAAGTTTcacaacaaatattaataatgaatacCCCAAAGTAACTGTAGGGGGAAGAAAGATGTCATACAAATTGGGTGTAACTGATTTGGAGCCTAAACCCGCTAAAGTCTTACATAAGAGATGTGAAACGGAGAAAAAGTTGCTTGATATATATGCAAAGATTGACTTAACAtcaaaataa